The Haloplanus sp. CK5-1 genome contains a region encoding:
- a CDS encoding GAF domain-containing sensor histidine kinase: MPVSATNCELVASSEETIVAGDIERDAPGQTDRAGFTEWGIVCYLGAPVFISDEVYGTFCFYGTEARSGQFSEWEVTLVDLMSRWVSYELQHREANKQLQRTNERLEQFASVVSHDLRNPLNVADGRLELVDEECDSAHLDAIRRALDRMDALITDLLALAREGDSKTEITSVDLAMLAENCWNNVDTGNTNIATDIDRTVRADEGRLSQIFENLIRNAVEHGGGDVTVRVGELDDGFYIEDDGVGIPEDERDDVFDTGYSTSDKGTGFGLSIVKQVVDAHGWRIHLTEASGGGTRFEITGVEFAAE, translated from the coding sequence GTGCCGGTCTCAGCCACGAACTGCGAACTCGTCGCCAGTTCCGAGGAAACCATCGTGGCCGGTGATATCGAACGCGATGCCCCAGGACAGACCGACCGGGCTGGCTTCACCGAGTGGGGGATCGTATGTTATCTCGGAGCTCCCGTGTTTATCAGTGACGAAGTCTACGGAACGTTCTGTTTCTACGGCACGGAGGCCCGGTCCGGTCAGTTCTCCGAGTGGGAAGTCACGCTGGTTGATCTCATGAGTCGCTGGGTGAGCTACGAACTTCAGCACCGAGAAGCGAACAAACAACTCCAACGGACGAACGAACGGTTGGAGCAATTTGCGTCGGTCGTGTCGCACGACCTGCGGAATCCCCTCAATGTCGCCGATGGTCGCTTGGAGCTGGTGGACGAAGAGTGCGACAGTGCCCACCTCGATGCCATCCGACGAGCGCTTGATCGAATGGATGCGCTGATCACCGATTTGCTAGCGCTCGCGCGGGAGGGCGACAGTAAGACTGAGATAACCTCGGTCGACCTCGCGATGCTTGCGGAGAACTGTTGGAACAACGTCGATACTGGAAATACGAACATCGCCACCGATATCGATCGGACGGTTCGAGCCGATGAAGGCCGACTGAGCCAGATATTCGAGAATCTCATTCGCAACGCTGTCGAACACGGCGGTGGCGATGTGACGGTCCGAGTCGGCGAACTGGACGACGGTTTTTACATCGAGGACGACGGAGTAGGTATTCCCGAAGACGAACGTGACGACGTGTTCGACACAGGCTACTCGACAAGCGACAAGGGAACCGGATTTGGGCTGAGCATCGTCAAGCAGGTCGTCGATGCCCACGGCTGGAGGATCCATCTGACTGAAGCCTCCGGGGGTGGTACGCGGTTCGAGATCACCGGCGTCGAGTTCGCTGCCGAATAG
- a CDS encoding IS630 family transposase gives MGRLDDITLEELYDLKDQIDEGKPRERVLAAIGRKKGDQLDTLADRHGVVEKTIRNWLDRFKEEPIEQAPYDAPRPGGPAKIEGKDRERLFEQLQQPPTELGYDQQAWSAKLLLHHAKEEYGVEYHETYAYDLLKEAGLSLRTARPQHHEADPEEKTEFQETVEKNGPN, from the coding sequence ATGGGTCGGCTTGACGATATCACGCTCGAAGAACTCTACGATCTCAAGGACCAGATCGACGAAGGGAAGCCGCGAGAACGTGTTCTCGCGGCGATCGGGCGCAAGAAGGGCGATCAACTGGATACACTGGCTGACCGCCACGGTGTTGTCGAGAAAACGATTCGCAACTGGCTCGATCGGTTCAAGGAAGAACCGATCGAGCAGGCACCTTACGACGCTCCTCGACCAGGAGGTCCAGCAAAAATCGAGGGCAAAGATCGTGAGCGACTGTTCGAGCAGTTGCAACAGCCGCCGACCGAACTCGGATACGACCAGCAAGCGTGGTCAGCGAAACTCTTGCTTCATCACGCCAAAGAGGAATACGGCGTCGAATACCACGAAACCTACGCGTATGACTTGTTGAAAGAGGCCGGGCTGTCCTTGCGGACAGCACGGCCTCAACATCATGAAGCCGACCCTGAAGAGAAAACTGAGTTTCAGGAGACAGTCGAAAAAAACGGCCCGAACTAA
- a CDS encoding DUF5305 family protein, translated as MAPCSGNAPTLEEQRVTTADGSLDTSTTVDVPELTDRTERIRSKIGRESSLHVFVRVTTSYETSLYSGTVEGTSSLRHSGQTYSVEPLAVGKTESTPVTREVVLPTRTAFSYLVPGGLGVGVLLLAVAIGVISRRVRGQETLANQVHRTRYSEGISAGTVPPSMGRDHVSEDSLEDLVGIAIDSRKRVLFDESEAVYVVDGSTVYYYGDWQSHGD; from the coding sequence GTGGCACCGTGTTCTGGCAACGCTCCAACCCTCGAAGAGCAACGGGTGACGACTGCAGATGGTTCGCTGGACACGTCGACGACGGTTGACGTGCCCGAATTGACGGATCGGACCGAACGGATTCGGAGTAAAATCGGGAGGGAGAGTTCGCTCCACGTGTTCGTTCGGGTGACGACGTCGTACGAGACGAGTCTCTATTCGGGCACCGTGGAAGGAACGTCGTCCCTCCGGCACTCGGGGCAGACGTACTCGGTGGAGCCACTCGCAGTCGGGAAGACGGAGAGTACACCGGTGACCCGAGAGGTCGTCCTCCCCACGCGAACCGCGTTCTCGTACCTAGTGCCGGGTGGGCTTGGTGTTGGCGTGTTACTCCTGGCGGTGGCTATCGGAGTCATTTCGCGTCGCGTGAGAGGACAGGAGACACTCGCGAATCAGGTCCATCGCACGCGATACTCGGAGGGGATTTCGGCTGGAACCGTCCCACCCTCCATGGGCCGTGATCACGTTTCGGAGGACTCGCTCGAGGACCTCGTCGGGATTGCAATCGATTCCAGAAAGCGGGTGTTGTTCGACGAGAGTGAGGCGGTGTACGTCGTCGACGGGTCGACGGTGTACTACTACGGCGACTGGCAGTCACACGGCGACTGA
- a CDS encoding AI-2E family transporter, with protein MSGVCAALIVLTQLPYIVLAIILAYVLTPAQRRLERYTSAGTAALSLTALSVLLLFVLVAYVTAIALQQGLALFRAVQAGEFSPSVIQNRVAAIGYVVDIDLLYATYQKQITTGLEGLATGAMTALSGLPGVFLGLTVTTFVLFTLLRDGEQFITWLRTVIPVSESVGQELLAELDDLMWASVVGNVAVAGIQAVLLGAGLVLVGMPGPVFLTAATFVLCLLPLVGAFGVWVPVSLYLFGLGRSIPALLIFIVGSVVSVSDTYLRPAIINRSGALNVAVITVGIFGGIVVFGVVGLFIGPVVLGGTKVVFDQFARERAESAG; from the coding sequence GTGAGCGGCGTTTGTGCCGCCCTCATCGTCCTCACGCAACTGCCGTACATCGTCCTCGCAATCATCCTCGCCTACGTACTCACACCTGCCCAGCGGCGACTCGAACGCTACACGAGTGCGGGGACCGCTGCCCTCTCCCTAACCGCGCTCTCGGTACTGCTCCTGTTCGTTCTCGTCGCCTACGTCACCGCGATTGCCCTCCAGCAGGGACTGGCGCTATTCAGGGCCGTACAAGCCGGAGAGTTCAGTCCCAGCGTCATCCAGAACCGCGTCGCCGCCATCGGGTACGTGGTCGATATCGATCTGTTGTACGCGACGTATCAGAAGCAGATCACCACTGGCTTGGAGGGGTTGGCCACCGGTGCGATGACCGCTCTCAGCGGCCTTCCCGGTGTGTTCCTCGGTCTAACCGTGACGACCTTCGTGCTGTTTACCCTCCTGCGGGATGGCGAACAGTTCATCACGTGGCTCCGAACGGTCATCCCCGTATCGGAAAGTGTCGGGCAGGAATTGCTGGCGGAACTCGACGACCTCATGTGGGCGTCCGTCGTCGGTAACGTCGCAGTCGCGGGGATTCAGGCCGTGTTGCTTGGAGCCGGATTGGTGCTCGTTGGTATGCCCGGCCCCGTCTTCTTGACGGCCGCGACGTTCGTCCTCTGCTTGCTTCCTCTGGTGGGGGCGTTTGGAGTGTGGGTGCCCGTTTCGCTCTACCTGTTCGGACTAGGTCGCTCCATACCGGCCCTGCTCATCTTCATCGTCGGTTCCGTGGTCAGTGTGTCGGACACCTACCTTAGACCGGCTATCATCAACCGAAGTGGGGCACTCAACGTCGCAGTCATCACGGTCGGAATCTTCGGCGGCATCGTCGTGTTCGGGGTCGTGGGTCTGTTCATCGGCCCCGTCGTCCTCGGTGGCACGAAGGTCGTATTCGACCAGTTCGCTCGGGAGCGGGCCGAATCCGCCGGCTGA